In Sphingomonas panacisoli, one genomic interval encodes:
- a CDS encoding DUF1134 domain-containing protein yields MRRLMTIIALACAALTGPVAAQVTTIDPNAAIDGDLKNPRPAPAPSYASPPPLAADERPAPQDAPPPPQDQTATVAPPDVPATTGPTYDKGDVLSAAEGVFGKGAKGLADIIEKILAKQGRPNAYIAGKEASGAFVVGARYGSGILSHAVAGQQKIYWRGPSVGFDVGGDATKVFVLVYNLYDTEDAFNKQFIGGEGRLYFVGGFSATYIRRGDIVMIPVRLGVGWRAGINAGYVKFRHKGSWVPF; encoded by the coding sequence ATGCGCCGGTTGATGACGATAATCGCGTTGGCGTGTGCGGCGCTGACCGGGCCGGTGGCGGCGCAGGTGACCACGATCGATCCCAATGCGGCGATCGACGGCGATCTCAAGAATCCGCGTCCCGCGCCCGCGCCGAGCTATGCGTCGCCGCCGCCGCTCGCCGCGGACGAGCGCCCCGCGCCGCAGGATGCTCCACCCCCGCCGCAGGATCAGACCGCGACCGTCGCGCCGCCCGACGTGCCGGCGACCACCGGCCCGACCTATGACAAGGGCGACGTGCTGAGCGCGGCGGAAGGCGTGTTCGGCAAGGGCGCCAAGGGCCTGGCCGACATCATCGAGAAGATCCTGGCCAAGCAGGGCCGGCCCAACGCCTATATCGCCGGCAAGGAAGCGTCGGGCGCGTTCGTCGTCGGCGCGCGCTACGGCTCGGGCATCCTGAGCCATGCGGTCGCGGGTCAGCAGAAGATCTATTGGCGGGGGCCCTCGGTCGGGTTCGACGTCGGCGGCGACGCGACCAAGGTCTTCGTCCTGGTCTACAACCTCTACGACACCGAGGACGCGTTCAACAAACAGTTCATCGGCGGCGAGGGTCGGCTGTACTTCGTCGGCGGTTTTTCGGCGACGTACATCCGCCGCGGCGACATCGTGATGATCCCCGTCCGCCTCGGCGTCGGCTGGCGCGCGGGGATCAATGCCGGGTATGTGAAGTTCCGGCACAAGGGCAGCTGGGTACCGTTCTGA
- the pyrC gene encoding dihydroorotase yields the protein MTDTLTIRRPDDWHVHLRDGEMLAAVASYTARQFARAIVMPNLTPPVTSIAGAAAYRDRIFAALPADSGFTPLMTCYLTDDADADEIVRGYREGVFAACKLYPAHATTNSAHGVTDIAALAPVFDAMQAAGMPLLIHGEVTDREIDVFDREAVFIERTLIGLVRDFPALKIVLEHITTADAADFVRDAGPTVAATITPQHLHLNRNALFDGGLRPHAYCLPVVKRERHRLAVRAAAVSGSPKFFLGTDSAPHAIGRKEMDCGCAGIFNAPFALESYVAVFDEEGALDRFEGFASEHGPRFYGLPLNEGTVTLERAPVTVPDRLGDVVPFHAGQTLGWRVAG from the coding sequence ATGACCGACACCCTCACCATCCGCCGCCCCGACGACTGGCACGTCCACCTGCGCGACGGCGAGATGCTGGCGGCGGTTGCATCATACACCGCGCGGCAGTTCGCGCGCGCGATCGTCATGCCCAACCTCACCCCGCCGGTGACGAGCATCGCGGGGGCGGCGGCGTATCGCGACCGCATTTTCGCGGCGCTGCCCGCGGACAGCGGCTTCACCCCCCTGATGACGTGCTACCTGACCGACGATGCCGACGCCGACGAGATCGTGCGCGGCTACCGCGAGGGCGTATTCGCGGCGTGCAAGCTCTACCCCGCGCACGCGACGACCAACTCCGCGCACGGCGTCACCGACATCGCCGCGCTGGCCCCCGTGTTCGACGCGATGCAGGCGGCGGGGATGCCGCTCCTGATCCATGGCGAGGTGACCGACCGCGAGATCGACGTGTTCGACCGCGAGGCGGTGTTCATCGAGCGCACGCTGATCGGGCTGGTGCGCGATTTCCCCGCGCTCAAGATCGTGCTCGAACACATCACCACTGCCGATGCCGCCGACTTCGTTCGCGACGCCGGGCCGACCGTGGCTGCGACGATCACGCCGCAGCACCTCCACCTCAACCGCAACGCCTTGTTCGACGGCGGTCTCCGCCCGCACGCTTACTGCCTGCCGGTGGTCAAGCGCGAGCGGCATCGCCTCGCGGTGCGCGCGGCGGCGGTGTCGGGGTCGCCGAAGTTCTTCCTCGGCACCGATAGTGCGCCGCACGCGATCGGTCGCAAGGAAATGGATTGCGGGTGCGCCGGCATCTTCAACGCGCCGTTCGCGCTGGAAAGCTATGTCGCGGTGTTCGATGAGGAGGGCGCGCTCGATCGGTTCGAGGGATTCGCGAGCGAGCATGGGCCACGATTCTACGGGCTGCCGTTGAACGAGGGGACGGTGACGCTGGAACGCGCGCCCGTCACCGTGCCGGATCGCCTGGGCGACGTCGTGCCGTTCCATGCCGGGCAGACGCTGGGATGGAGAGTTGCGGGTTAG